The following are encoded together in the Choloepus didactylus isolate mChoDid1 chromosome 7, mChoDid1.pri, whole genome shotgun sequence genome:
- the ZBED9 gene encoding SCAN domain-containing protein 3 isoform X3, whose translation MMSLYHCLSLSFHLFPTRCHHLSKVLPDTFRQEVPVEEMTLLDTAKESLDTQLQPLEDRMECESPESHPLQDNGEDNLIPREGSCLWLSVMSQCVGDDNLSNLDADEAEIEPENMRENFFRNLAVLIENKSNNTKIFSKAKYCQLIREVKEAKAKAKKESVDYRRLARFDVILVQGNEKLIEAINGETDKIRYYLHSEDLFDILHDTHLSIGHGGRTRMEKELQAKYKNITKEVIMLYLTLCKPCQQKNSKPRKVLTSQSTKEINSRCQVDLIDMRLNPDGEYKFIMHYQDLRTKLSFLRSLKSKRPNEVAHALVDIFTIIGAPNVLQSDNGREFSSQIVQELSNIWPELKIVHGKPQTCQSQSYLEWTNEDIQNRIISWMQTNNSSHWAELLWFIQMTQNRPYHRGMQQTPCEGTFSSESKLGLSHYKLTEELVASLNTENELEEADKDLENTLRGQYEENIETGTDSDIEDNLTITPKVAEKNPPESRLRFLSCVVCEKECTSANSCISCDGNVHAICGMYSQHETEGYGHRIICSLCYKTTRMKRKHDETQRNLAIQPSKMLKPLETPFQSDQVDWMAKQDSDLRMMKQASLDFFVKKRQPFSEYSRSRKRNGNVGSHFDRMKTKRIHTSFTRKYDPSYIEFGFVAVVDGDVLKPQCIICGDVLANEAMKPSKLKRHLYSKHKEISSQPKEFFERKSNELKKQPKQVLSVSHINISALRASYKVALPVAKSKTPYTIAETLVKDCIKEVCLEMLGESAARKVAQVPLSNDTIARRIQELANDMEDQLIEQIKLAKYFSLQLDECRDIANMIILLVYVRFEYDDDIKEEFFFSASLPTNTTSSELYEAVKNYIVNKCGLEFKFCVGVCSDGAASMIGKHSEVITQIKELAPECKTTHCFIHRESLAMKKISAELNSVLTDIVKIVNYVKANALNSRLFSLLCDNMEADHKQLLLHAEIRWLSRGKVLSRMFEIRNELLVFLQGKKPVWSQLFKDVNWTARLAYLSDIFSIFNDLNDSMQGKNATCFSMADKIEGQKQKLEAWKKRVSTDCYDMFHNLTTVISEVGNDLDIAHLQNVVNEHLTNLLECFEFYFPSKEDLRIGNSWIQNPFLSSKGNVNLTLSLQNKLLKLATDEGLKINFENTASLASFWIKVKNEYPELSEIALKSLLLFPSTYLCETGFSTLSVIKTKHRNSLNIHYPLRVALSSIQPRLDKLTSKKQAHLSH comes from the exons GTCCTACCAGACACATTTAGGCAGGAAGTTCCTGTGGAAGAAATGACCTTGCTGGATACTGCAAAGGAGTCCTTAGATACCCAGCTCCAGCCTTTGGAGGACAGAATGGAATGTGAATCTCCAGAGTCACATCCACTTCAAGATAATGGTGAAGATAATTTAATCCCCAGAGAGG gGTCATGTTTGTGGCTTTCCGTGATGTCTCAATGTGTGGGAGATGATAATCTCAGTAACTTAGATGCTGATGAAGCAGAAATTGAACcagaaaacatgagagaaaacTTCTTCAGGAACCTAGCTGTgttaatagaaaacaaaagtaataacACTAAGATATTTTCTAAAGCAAAGTACTGTCAATTAATAAGGGAAGTGAAGGAGGCTAAAGCTAAAGCAAAAAAGGAATCAGTTGACTACCGTCGCTTGGCTAGATTTGATGTGATTCTTGTACAAGGAAATGAGAAGCTGATTGAAGCTATAAATGGGGAAACAGATAAAATACGGTATTATTTACACAGTGAGGACTTATTTGACATTCTGCACGATACACATCTCAGTATTGGACATGGTGGACGTACCCGCATGGAAAAAGAGTTACAAGCGAAATACAAGAACATCACAAAAGAAGTTATAATGTTATACCTGACACTCTGCAAACCATGCCAACAAAAGAATTCAAAACCCAGGAAAGTTCTAACATCCCAGTCAACTAAGGAAATTAACTCAAGATGCCAAGTGGATCTTATAGACATGCGATTGAATCCTGATGGGGAATATAAATTTATTATGCATTATCAGGATCTCCGTACAAAGTTAAGTTTTTTGCGGTCATTAAAATCTAAAAGGCCCAATGAAGTAGCACATGCTCTTGTAGATATTTTTACAATTATTGGAGCACCCAATGTCTTACAATCTGACAATGGGAGGGAATTTTCAAGCCAGATTGTCCAAGAACTCAGTAATATTTGGCCAGAATTGAAAATTGTCCATGGGAAGCCTCAGACATGCCAGAGCCAAAGTTATCTAGAATGGACTAATGAGGATATCCAAAACAGAATTATCTCCTGGATGCAAACTAACAACTCATCACACTGGGCTGAACTTTTGTGGTTCATTCAGATGACCCAAAATCGACCCTATCACAGAGGCATGCAACAGACTCCATGTGAAGGTACATTTAGCTCTGAATCTAAACTGGGCCTGTCTCATTATAAACTAACTGAGGAACTTGTTGCCAGCCTGAACACAGAAAATGAATTAGAAGAAGCTGacaaagacttagaaaatactTTAAGAGGCCAGTATGAAGAAAACATTGAGACTGGAACAGATAGTGATATTGAAGATAATCTTACTATTACTCCTAAGGTGGCTGAAAAAAACCCTCCTGAAAGCAGACTAAGATTTTTATCTTGTGTAGTTTGTGAAAAAGAATGCACAAGTGCTAATAGTTGCATATCGTGTGATGGAAATGTCCATGCAATCTGTGGCATGTACTCTCAACATGAGACTGAGGGCTATGGCCACAGAATAATTTGTAGTCTTTGCTATAAGACCACtagaatgaaaaggaaacatgATGAGACTCAAAGAAATTTGGCTATTCAACCATCCAAAATGCTAAAGCCATTAGAGACACCATTTCAATCAGACCAAGTAGATTGG ATGGCAAAACAAGATTCTGATTTACGGATGATGAAACAAGCTTCACTGGACTTTTTTGTCAAGAAAAGACAGCCCTTTTCTGAATATAGCAGAAGTAGGAAAAGAAATGGTAATGTTGGAAGTCATTTTGACAGAATGAAAACCAAGAGAATTCATACTAGTTTTACTCGGAAGTATGATCCCTCATATATTGAGTTTGGTTTTGTAGCTGTCGTTGACGGTGACGTGCTAAAACCACAGTGTATTATTTGCGGTGATGTACTGGCtaatgaagcaatgaaaccctcaAAACTTAAGCGACATTTATAttcaaaacataaagaaataagttCACAACCAAAAGAATTCTTTGAAAGAAAGagtaatgaattaaaaaagcaaCCAAAGCAGGTGCTCAGTGTTTCACATATAAATATTAGTGCTTTGAGGGCTTCTTATAAAGTAGCACTTCCTGTTGCTAAGTCTAAAACACCATACACCATTGCTGAGACATTAGtgaaagactgcatcaaagaagtttgtttggaaatgttggGTGAATCTGCAGCAAGGAAGGTAGCTCAAGTACCACTTTCCAATGACACCATAGCTCGACGTATTCAGGAACTGGCTAATGATATGGAAGATCAACTCATAGAACAAATAAAGCTAGCAAAGTATTTTTCATTGCAACTTGATGAATGCAGAGATATTGCTAACATGATAATTCTTTTAGTATATGTGAGGTTTGAATATGATGATGATATAAAGGAAGAATTCTTTTTTTCAGCCTCTTTGCCAACAAACACAACTAGCTCAGAACTGTATGAAGCTGTGAAGAATTACATTGTCAACAAATGTGGTTTGGAATTTAAGTTTTGTGTAGGAGTATGTTCTGATGGTGCAGCTTCAATGATAGGAAAACATTCAGAAGTGATTACTCAGATTAAGGAGCTTGCACCAGAATGTAAAACAACACACTGCTTTATTCATCGAGAAAGTCTTGCTATGAAAAAAATATCAGCTGAACTAAATAGTGTGCTTACTGACATAGTAAAAATCGTGAATTATGTAAAAGCTAATGCATTAAATTCAAGATTATTCTCTTTATTATGTGATAATATGGAAGCTGATCATAAGCAATTGTTACTGCATGCTGAGATACGGTGGTTATCAAGGGGAAAAGTTCTGTCAAGAATGTTTGAAATACGAAATGAACTCTTAGTGTTTCTGCAAGGTAAGAAACCAGTTTGGTCCCAACTTTTTAAAGATGTGAATTGGACAGCCAGACTTGCTTATTTGTCTGATATCTTCAGTATTTTTAATGATCTTAATGATTCCATGCAAGGAAAGAATGCAACATGTTTTTCAATGGCAGATAAAATTGaaggacaaaaacaaaagttaGAAGCCTGGAAAAAGAGAGTTTCTACAGATTGTTATGACATGTTCCATAATTTAACAACAGTTATCAGTGAAGTAGGTAATGATCTTGATATTGCACATCTGCAAAATGTAGTCAATGAACATCTTACAAATTTGTTAgaatgttttgaattttattttccttcaaaggAAGATCTACGAATAGGAAATTCATGGATCCAAAATCCATTTCTTTCATCAAAAGGTAATGTAAATTTAACTTTATCCCTGCAGAACAAGTTGTTGAAGTTGGCCACTGATGAAGGATTAaagattaattttgaaaatacagcATCACTTGCTTCATTTTggataaaagttaaaaatgaatatCCTGAGCTTTCTGAGATTGCTTTAAAATCTCTTCTTCTATTCCCCTCAACATACCTCTGTGAGACTGGTTTCTCTACTTTAAgtgttattaaaacaaaacatagaaaTAGTTTAAATATACATTATCCCTTGCGAGTAGCATTGTCCTCAATCCAACCTAGATTAGATAAATTAACAAGCAAGAAGCAAGCTCATTTATCacattaa
- the ZBED9 gene encoding SCAN domain-containing protein 3 isoform X4, with translation MSQCVGDDNLSNLDADEAEIEPENMRENFFRNLAVLIENKSNNTKIFSKAKYCQLIREVKEAKAKAKKESVDYRRLARFDVILVQGNEKLIEAINGETDKIRYYLHSEDLFDILHDTHLSIGHGGRTRMEKELQAKYKNITKEVIMLYLTLCKPCQQKNSKPRKVLTSQSTKEINSRCQVDLIDMRLNPDGEYKFIMHYQDLRTKLSFLRSLKSKRPNEVAHALVDIFTIIGAPNVLQSDNGREFSSQIVQELSNIWPELKIVHGKPQTCQSQSYLEWTNEDIQNRIISWMQTNNSSHWAELLWFIQMTQNRPYHRGMQQTPCEGTFSSESKLGLSHYKLTEELVASLNTENELEEADKDLENTLRGQYEENIETGTDSDIEDNLTITPKVAEKNPPESRLRFLSCVVCEKECTSANSCISCDGNVHAICGMYSQHETEGYGHRIICSLCYKTTRMKRKHDETQRNLAIQPSKMLKPLETPFQSDQVDWMAKQDSDLRMMKQASLDFFVKKRQPFSEYSRSRKRNGNVGSHFDRMKTKRIHTSFTRKYDPSYIEFGFVAVVDGDVLKPQCIICGDVLANEAMKPSKLKRHLYSKHKEISSQPKEFFERKSNELKKQPKQVLSVSHINISALRASYKVALPVAKSKTPYTIAETLVKDCIKEVCLEMLGESAARKVAQVPLSNDTIARRIQELANDMEDQLIEQIKLAKYFSLQLDECRDIANMIILLVYVRFEYDDDIKEEFFFSASLPTNTTSSELYEAVKNYIVNKCGLEFKFCVGVCSDGAASMIGKHSEVITQIKELAPECKTTHCFIHRESLAMKKISAELNSVLTDIVKIVNYVKANALNSRLFSLLCDNMEADHKQLLLHAEIRWLSRGKVLSRMFEIRNELLVFLQGKKPVWSQLFKDVNWTARLAYLSDIFSIFNDLNDSMQGKNATCFSMADKIEGQKQKLEAWKKRVSTDCYDMFHNLTTVISEVGNDLDIAHLQNVVNEHLTNLLECFEFYFPSKEDLRIGNSWIQNPFLSSKGNVNLTLSLQNKLLKLATDEGLKINFENTASLASFWIKVKNEYPELSEIALKSLLLFPSTYLCETGFSTLSVIKTKHRNSLNIHYPLRVALSSIQPRLDKLTSKKQAHLSH, from the exons ATGTCTCAATGTGTGGGAGATGATAATCTCAGTAACTTAGATGCTGATGAAGCAGAAATTGAACcagaaaacatgagagaaaacTTCTTCAGGAACCTAGCTGTgttaatagaaaacaaaagtaataacACTAAGATATTTTCTAAAGCAAAGTACTGTCAATTAATAAGGGAAGTGAAGGAGGCTAAAGCTAAAGCAAAAAAGGAATCAGTTGACTACCGTCGCTTGGCTAGATTTGATGTGATTCTTGTACAAGGAAATGAGAAGCTGATTGAAGCTATAAATGGGGAAACAGATAAAATACGGTATTATTTACACAGTGAGGACTTATTTGACATTCTGCACGATACACATCTCAGTATTGGACATGGTGGACGTACCCGCATGGAAAAAGAGTTACAAGCGAAATACAAGAACATCACAAAAGAAGTTATAATGTTATACCTGACACTCTGCAAACCATGCCAACAAAAGAATTCAAAACCCAGGAAAGTTCTAACATCCCAGTCAACTAAGGAAATTAACTCAAGATGCCAAGTGGATCTTATAGACATGCGATTGAATCCTGATGGGGAATATAAATTTATTATGCATTATCAGGATCTCCGTACAAAGTTAAGTTTTTTGCGGTCATTAAAATCTAAAAGGCCCAATGAAGTAGCACATGCTCTTGTAGATATTTTTACAATTATTGGAGCACCCAATGTCTTACAATCTGACAATGGGAGGGAATTTTCAAGCCAGATTGTCCAAGAACTCAGTAATATTTGGCCAGAATTGAAAATTGTCCATGGGAAGCCTCAGACATGCCAGAGCCAAAGTTATCTAGAATGGACTAATGAGGATATCCAAAACAGAATTATCTCCTGGATGCAAACTAACAACTCATCACACTGGGCTGAACTTTTGTGGTTCATTCAGATGACCCAAAATCGACCCTATCACAGAGGCATGCAACAGACTCCATGTGAAGGTACATTTAGCTCTGAATCTAAACTGGGCCTGTCTCATTATAAACTAACTGAGGAACTTGTTGCCAGCCTGAACACAGAAAATGAATTAGAAGAAGCTGacaaagacttagaaaatactTTAAGAGGCCAGTATGAAGAAAACATTGAGACTGGAACAGATAGTGATATTGAAGATAATCTTACTATTACTCCTAAGGTGGCTGAAAAAAACCCTCCTGAAAGCAGACTAAGATTTTTATCTTGTGTAGTTTGTGAAAAAGAATGCACAAGTGCTAATAGTTGCATATCGTGTGATGGAAATGTCCATGCAATCTGTGGCATGTACTCTCAACATGAGACTGAGGGCTATGGCCACAGAATAATTTGTAGTCTTTGCTATAAGACCACtagaatgaaaaggaaacatgATGAGACTCAAAGAAATTTGGCTATTCAACCATCCAAAATGCTAAAGCCATTAGAGACACCATTTCAATCAGACCAAGTAGATTGG ATGGCAAAACAAGATTCTGATTTACGGATGATGAAACAAGCTTCACTGGACTTTTTTGTCAAGAAAAGACAGCCCTTTTCTGAATATAGCAGAAGTAGGAAAAGAAATGGTAATGTTGGAAGTCATTTTGACAGAATGAAAACCAAGAGAATTCATACTAGTTTTACTCGGAAGTATGATCCCTCATATATTGAGTTTGGTTTTGTAGCTGTCGTTGACGGTGACGTGCTAAAACCACAGTGTATTATTTGCGGTGATGTACTGGCtaatgaagcaatgaaaccctcaAAACTTAAGCGACATTTATAttcaaaacataaagaaataagttCACAACCAAAAGAATTCTTTGAAAGAAAGagtaatgaattaaaaaagcaaCCAAAGCAGGTGCTCAGTGTTTCACATATAAATATTAGTGCTTTGAGGGCTTCTTATAAAGTAGCACTTCCTGTTGCTAAGTCTAAAACACCATACACCATTGCTGAGACATTAGtgaaagactgcatcaaagaagtttgtttggaaatgttggGTGAATCTGCAGCAAGGAAGGTAGCTCAAGTACCACTTTCCAATGACACCATAGCTCGACGTATTCAGGAACTGGCTAATGATATGGAAGATCAACTCATAGAACAAATAAAGCTAGCAAAGTATTTTTCATTGCAACTTGATGAATGCAGAGATATTGCTAACATGATAATTCTTTTAGTATATGTGAGGTTTGAATATGATGATGATATAAAGGAAGAATTCTTTTTTTCAGCCTCTTTGCCAACAAACACAACTAGCTCAGAACTGTATGAAGCTGTGAAGAATTACATTGTCAACAAATGTGGTTTGGAATTTAAGTTTTGTGTAGGAGTATGTTCTGATGGTGCAGCTTCAATGATAGGAAAACATTCAGAAGTGATTACTCAGATTAAGGAGCTTGCACCAGAATGTAAAACAACACACTGCTTTATTCATCGAGAAAGTCTTGCTATGAAAAAAATATCAGCTGAACTAAATAGTGTGCTTACTGACATAGTAAAAATCGTGAATTATGTAAAAGCTAATGCATTAAATTCAAGATTATTCTCTTTATTATGTGATAATATGGAAGCTGATCATAAGCAATTGTTACTGCATGCTGAGATACGGTGGTTATCAAGGGGAAAAGTTCTGTCAAGAATGTTTGAAATACGAAATGAACTCTTAGTGTTTCTGCAAGGTAAGAAACCAGTTTGGTCCCAACTTTTTAAAGATGTGAATTGGACAGCCAGACTTGCTTATTTGTCTGATATCTTCAGTATTTTTAATGATCTTAATGATTCCATGCAAGGAAAGAATGCAACATGTTTTTCAATGGCAGATAAAATTGaaggacaaaaacaaaagttaGAAGCCTGGAAAAAGAGAGTTTCTACAGATTGTTATGACATGTTCCATAATTTAACAACAGTTATCAGTGAAGTAGGTAATGATCTTGATATTGCACATCTGCAAAATGTAGTCAATGAACATCTTACAAATTTGTTAgaatgttttgaattttattttccttcaaaggAAGATCTACGAATAGGAAATTCATGGATCCAAAATCCATTTCTTTCATCAAAAGGTAATGTAAATTTAACTTTATCCCTGCAGAACAAGTTGTTGAAGTTGGCCACTGATGAAGGATTAaagattaattttgaaaatacagcATCACTTGCTTCATTTTggataaaagttaaaaatgaatatCCTGAGCTTTCTGAGATTGCTTTAAAATCTCTTCTTCTATTCCCCTCAACATACCTCTGTGAGACTGGTTTCTCTACTTTAAgtgttattaaaacaaaacatagaaaTAGTTTAAATATACATTATCCCTTGCGAGTAGCATTGTCCTCAATCCAACCTAGATTAGATAAATTAACAAGCAAGAAGCAAGCTCATTTATCacattaa